In Plasmodium reichenowi strain SY57 chromosome 5, whole genome shotgun sequence, the following proteins share a genomic window:
- a CDS encoding 50S ribosomal protein L12, apicoplast, putative: MKSIGSKVSTLIGMILCKNEKKNRRRKNNKTKDSSLFFIIKKQSCPLLYIILSILYITYCMECIVCMKLSKNDNCLNRNNYFFLEYKLNNDYYGKKTYVNNIRKHISKKENVINNHKNFKLKSSKVDEIIESLKNLTLLEASELVKKIELTFSVDTKQNLNTSSSSGQENKQNESDGKENEEDEENKVYDLILENIEPNKKIPIIKIVKEIKKDLNLKQAKDLVDNLPQTLFEKVNKETADKWKTKLTEAGGVVKLK; encoded by the coding sequence ATGAAAAGTATAGGAAGTAAAGTTAGCACATTGATAGGAATGatattatgtaaaaatgaaaagaaaaatagaagaagaaaaaataataagacGAAAGATTCttccttattttttataataaaaaaacaaagtTGTCcattgttatatattattttgtcaatattatatataacatattgTATGGAATGTATTGTATGTATGAAATTATCGAAGAATGACAATTGCTTAAATAGAAATaactatttttttcttgaatataaattaaataatgattattatgGAAAGAAAActtatgtaaataatataagaaaacatatttcaaaaaaagagaatgttattaataatcacaaaaattttaaattaaaaagttCAAAAGTTGATGAAATTATAGAaagtttaaaaaatttaacTTTACTAGAAGCTAGTGAAttagtaaaaaaaattgaacTAACATTTTCTGTAGATacaaaacaaaatttaaataCATCTAGTTCTAGTGGACAAGAAAATAAACAGAATGAATCTGAtggaaaagaaaatgaagaagatgaagaaaataaggtatatgatttaatactggaaaatatagaacctaacaaaaaaataccCATCATAAAAATCgttaaagaaataaaaaaagatcTTAATTTAAAACAAGCAAAGGATTTAGTGGATAACTTGCCACAAACACTTTTTGAAAAGGTTAACAAAGAAACTGCAGATAAATGGAAAACAAAATTGACAGAAGCAGGGGGTGTAGTAAAATTGAAATAA
- a CDS encoding mitochondrial import receptor subunit TOM22, putative: MGTALSKIITINEENRLVISNKPVFQLAHKDAVRMRNKLRVAKNRINNFLKKSLKTTSWVVWIAGVSVVVLVTPIAFQYEKECQLFEMQAQFFQAQQAANVPQLN, encoded by the coding sequence ATGGGAACAGCACTATCaaaaataattacaataaatgaagaaaatcGTTTGGTAATATCGAACAAGCCAGTTTTTCAATTAGCACATAAGGATGCCGTTCGTATGAGAAATAAATTAAGAGTAGCAAAGAAtagaataaataattttcttaAAAAGAGTTTAAAAACAACATCATGGGTTGTATGGATAGCAGGTGTTTCAGTAGTTGTTTTAGTAACACCTATAGCTTTTCAATATGAAAAAGAGTGTCAATTATTTGAAATGCAAGCTCAGTTCTTTCAAGCCCAACAAGCAGCCAATGTTCCACAATTAAATTaa